The following are encoded in a window of Rubellicoccus peritrichatus genomic DNA:
- a CDS encoding chloride channel protein has translation MKNFVDRFPDWLRKRFTDGQRFLILCIAAGVLCGLAAVAFHLSIHYTFDMVWEWARHQGKWFWFVMPLAPAVGGLIVGIILAKLAPNAAGSGIPQTKAAFYNDFGVIKFREGVYRFVLGTIFIGFGNCLGREGPTVHMCAAIASKLGQLFGLAKARIQAMVPIGMGAGIAAAFNAPLSAITFVFEELLDDFSTKALGGLVVAVVIAAAISRIILGEDPVLTIHIGDDITTAPWMLVSIPLGLASAFIGHVFVVILLRARAKSKAFKGVPVWLKPAAGGLAVGVIATIAFALTSLLGEAQNGVFSIGYNSLLVAFEGQLVLGVLLILFVFKFAATLISYSTGGSGGLFSPTLFLGGMLGGIFGVAMVWTHENFGGFILEEPNQVVGGCVLLGMGALFASIVRCPFTSLLIIFEMTRNYSLILPLMAGNMISYFVSAQLLKVPLYNSLLLQDGINLRKLPAYQGLQDYRNLPVSTIMTYDVITVDGTLSSAAVLERIIDGKQHHGYPVTDAEGALYGMVMHHELEEFREAGNEDSLITILAHQKVISTNPDMSIRAAANLLIREDVLQIPVVSPKDEKKLLGILTLHDIARQQNAANEQMGR, from the coding sequence GTGAAAAACTTCGTCGACAGATTTCCCGATTGGTTGCGCAAGCGTTTTACGGATGGTCAACGTTTTCTGATCCTCTGCATTGCAGCGGGTGTTCTTTGTGGACTGGCAGCGGTCGCCTTTCATCTCTCGATTCACTATACCTTTGATATGGTCTGGGAGTGGGCCCGTCATCAAGGAAAGTGGTTCTGGTTTGTCATGCCGCTTGCTCCTGCAGTCGGCGGTCTAATCGTGGGCATTATTTTGGCAAAGCTGGCCCCCAATGCAGCAGGTAGCGGTATTCCGCAAACCAAGGCGGCATTTTATAATGACTTTGGTGTCATCAAGTTCCGGGAAGGTGTCTATCGATTTGTTCTTGGGACGATCTTTATTGGCTTTGGTAACTGCCTGGGTCGCGAGGGACCAACGGTTCATATGTGCGCCGCGATTGCTTCAAAGCTCGGCCAGCTCTTCGGTTTGGCCAAGGCCCGCATTCAAGCCATGGTGCCGATTGGTATGGGGGCTGGAATTGCAGCTGCCTTTAATGCACCGCTTTCCGCCATCACATTTGTTTTTGAAGAACTGCTTGATGATTTCAGCACAAAAGCGCTCGGCGGTTTGGTTGTGGCTGTTGTCATTGCTGCGGCAATATCACGAATTATTCTGGGTGAAGATCCCGTTCTAACGATTCACATCGGTGATGATATTACGACGGCTCCGTGGATGCTGGTTTCGATTCCTCTAGGCCTCGCATCAGCTTTTATTGGACATGTTTTTGTGGTCATTCTGTTAAGAGCCCGTGCGAAGTCTAAGGCCTTCAAGGGGGTTCCGGTCTGGTTGAAACCTGCTGCTGGAGGACTTGCCGTTGGTGTTATTGCAACGATTGCCTTTGCCTTGACCAGTTTGCTCGGCGAAGCACAGAACGGTGTTTTTAGTATTGGCTACAACAGCTTGTTAGTTGCTTTTGAAGGGCAGTTGGTTCTAGGAGTTCTGCTTATCCTCTTTGTCTTCAAGTTTGCCGCCACGCTCATCAGTTACTCAACAGGAGGCAGTGGCGGGCTTTTCTCTCCGACCTTGTTTCTTGGAGGTATGCTTGGCGGAATATTTGGTGTCGCCATGGTTTGGACTCACGAAAACTTTGGTGGTTTTATTTTGGAAGAACCGAACCAGGTTGTCGGTGGTTGCGTTCTCTTGGGAATGGGAGCTTTATTTGCCTCGATTGTGCGCTGCCCGTTTACTTCGTTGCTTATCATATTTGAGATGACCCGGAATTACTCGCTTATTCTACCGCTGATGGCGGGGAATATGATATCCTATTTTGTGTCAGCACAATTGCTCAAAGTCCCGCTTTATAATTCTCTATTGCTTCAGGATGGAATCAACCTGCGCAAGCTACCGGCTTATCAGGGGTTGCAGGATTATCGAAATCTGCCTGTCAGTACAATTATGACATATGATGTCATCACAGTTGATGGCACCTTGAGCTCGGCAGCAGTCTTGGAAAGGATCATCGATGGCAAACAACACCATGGTTATCCTGTCACGGATGCTGAAGGAGCGCTTTATGGCATGGTCATGCATCACGAGCTGGAGGAGTTCCGCGAGGCAGGTAACGAAGATTCGCTTATAACTATTCTGGCTCACCAGAAAGTCATTTCGACAAATCCCGACATGTCGATTCGTGCTGCTGCTAATCTCCTTATCCGCGAAGATGTCCTGCAAATTCCCGTGGTTAGCCCCAAGGACGAGAAGAAGCTACTAGGTATCCTGACTTTACATGATATCGCTCGCCAGCAAAATGCTGCCAATGAGCAAATGGGGCGCTAG